A region from the Thermodesulfobacteriota bacterium genome encodes:
- a CDS encoding peptidoglycan DD-metalloendopeptidase family protein, translated as MQLLAALVVLTFSTVAYITVFSSREASSGKDPSITISTPPSSEASVRTEAGPEENLPAVNLDVSEVTVKGNDTFYSIMASFHVPAKEILSMARTADEFYDLRRLNKGDTLKVVTRDGVVQGAEYRYGEVEGIRLRRSEGGFTASAFEVPHHTAQTFAYGTIETSLFDAGVRAGADPGVILSLSDIFAWDVDFATDIRKGDDFGLLYETLYVEEAPVRSGRMLGAELVNAGKKFTAVYFKDEKGRGGYYDLKGKSLERTLLKSPLRYRRISSHFSKGRYHPILKKYRPHHGVDYAAPTGTPIESSGDGKVLFAGWKKGYGKYIVIRHNATYTTAYGHLSRIKKGIRKGKRVRQGQVIGNVGSTGLSTGPHLHYEVKVRGKQVNPLKVKTSARRSLTKKEMDSFAALRDEVVEKLSRKEAVLASVASPKTPLN; from the coding sequence TTGCAGCTTTTAGCCGCATTGGTCGTCCTCACCTTTTCTACCGTAGCATACATAACGGTCTTCTCAAGCCGCGAGGCATCGTCCGGCAAGGACCCTTCCATCACCATCTCCACGCCCCCATCGTCTGAAGCTTCGGTCCGGACGGAAGCGGGGCCCGAAGAAAACCTCCCCGCAGTCAACCTCGACGTCAGCGAAGTCACCGTTAAGGGCAACGATACCTTCTACAGCATCATGGCCTCCTTCCACGTGCCGGCTAAAGAGATACTCTCAATGGCCAGGACGGCGGACGAGTTCTACGACCTGCGCCGCCTAAATAAAGGCGATACGCTCAAGGTGGTCACGCGCGACGGGGTCGTGCAGGGCGCCGAGTACCGCTACGGCGAGGTAGAGGGGATCCGGCTAAGGAGAAGCGAAGGCGGCTTTACGGCCTCGGCCTTCGAGGTGCCCCACCATACCGCTCAGACCTTCGCCTACGGCACCATAGAGACATCTCTCTTCGACGCCGGGGTGAGGGCCGGGGCGGACCCCGGCGTGATCCTCTCGCTCTCGGATATATTCGCATGGGACGTGGACTTCGCCACGGACATAAGGAAGGGGGACGACTTCGGCCTCCTCTACGAAACGCTCTACGTCGAGGAGGCTCCGGTCAGGTCGGGCCGCATGCTCGGCGCGGAGCTCGTAAACGCCGGGAAGAAGTTCACGGCCGTATACTTCAAGGACGAAAAAGGAAGGGGAGGCTACTACGACCTCAAGGGCAAGTCGCTCGAAAGGACGCTCCTGAAGTCCCCGCTCCGCTACCGCCGTATATCGAGCCATTTTTCAAAAGGACGCTACCACCCCATCCTGAAAAAGTACCGCCCCCACCACGGCGTGGACTACGCGGCCCCCACCGGCACTCCCATAGAGTCCTCGGGCGACGGCAAGGTGCTCTTCGCGGGATGGAAGAAGGGCTACGGCAAGTACATCGTGATAAGACATAACGCCACCTACACCACGGCCTACGGCCACCTGTCGAGGATAAAGAAGGGGATAAGGAAAGGGAAACGCGTCCGGCAGGGCCAGGTCATCGGCAACGTCGGCTCGACCGGCCTCTCCACCGGGCCGCACCTCCACTACGAGGTGAAGGTCCGGGGGAAACAGGTAAACCCGCTCAAGGTCAAGACGTCCGCGAGAAGGTCGCTCACTAAGAAGGAGATGGATAGCTTCGCGGCCCTGAGAGACGAGGTAGTCGAAAAACTCTCGCGCAAAGAAGCGGTCCTGGCCTCCGTAGCCTCCCCCAAAACCCCGCTCAACTGA